In a single window of the Pseudobacteriovorax antillogorgiicola genome:
- a CDS encoding CDC27 family protein, whose protein sequence is MKVAIIFVWALLGASSAMGEVVSEAYDYFRDGEYQSAIELFKNHLRERPDDHQQRYNLGVAYFQETKFKEAEAVFTLASETSDRELKAKALYNRGMAQLQLQKPKLALDSWREALSFDLESKMIQENIQWLEKHIQEQEGEQEQPPEGQGDEQEDQSQDGDQSQQGEQQDSKNSEQSKDAAQEGQEQQSSDSKQGQEQEGQQESENGSEEGQKANEQGQEQTPSDDKDGEDQAASPDQGEEQQAGSSGSESKELSEKEAEAERPQDAQALKQQEESLQQGGQEAEAEAQAEAENSQPVGVVGQESEKQALSDKEMAIQNAEKLLRSVEDKVGKFHLRRDDVQEEPRNGNDW, encoded by the coding sequence ATGAAGGTTGCAATTATCTTTGTGTGGGCGCTCCTTGGGGCTAGCTCTGCCATGGGCGAAGTAGTTTCAGAAGCCTATGATTACTTTCGCGATGGTGAATACCAATCAGCAATAGAGCTGTTTAAGAATCACCTTCGCGAGAGACCTGATGATCATCAGCAGCGTTACAATCTTGGAGTTGCTTACTTTCAAGAAACGAAGTTTAAAGAAGCCGAAGCCGTTTTCACCTTGGCCTCTGAAACGAGTGACAGGGAGCTAAAAGCTAAGGCTCTATATAATCGAGGTATGGCTCAACTCCAGCTGCAAAAGCCGAAATTAGCTTTGGATAGTTGGCGTGAAGCCCTGAGTTTCGACCTAGAGAGCAAGATGATTCAGGAAAACATCCAGTGGCTCGAAAAGCACATCCAGGAGCAAGAGGGTGAGCAAGAACAGCCTCCTGAAGGGCAGGGCGACGAGCAAGAAGACCAAAGTCAAGACGGCGATCAGAGCCAGCAGGGTGAACAGCAAGATTCCAAAAACTCCGAGCAGAGCAAGGATGCTGCTCAAGAGGGGCAGGAGCAGCAGTCCTCTGACTCCAAACAAGGGCAGGAGCAAGAAGGCCAGCAGGAGTCTGAAAACGGCTCGGAAGAGGGGCAGAAGGCCAATGAACAAGGCCAAGAGCAAACACCATCCGATGACAAAGATGGTGAAGATCAGGCAGCTTCCCCTGATCAAGGTGAGGAGCAGCAAGCAGGCTCAAGCGGCAGTGAATCCAAGGAATTAAGTGAGAAAGAAGCTGAAGCCGAACGACCTCAAGATGCTCAGGCTCTAAAACAGCAAGAAGAGTCACTACAGCAAGGCGGTCAAGAGGCAGAAGCCGAAGCGCAGGCGGAAGCAGAAAACTCACAGCCAGTGGGAGTTGTTGGTCAAGAATCTGAGAAACAAGCGTTGAGTGACAAAGAAATGGCGATACAGAATGCAGAAAAATTATTGAGAAGTGTAGAAGATAAAGTGGGAAAATTTCACCTGAGACGCGACGATGTGCAAGAGGAGCCCCGTAATGGCAATGATTGGTAA
- a CDS encoding BatD family protein — MAMIGNLIFLIGTMLVSASLQAGVLTGSLDRTEGTTEDQFQYTLVVQGNATGAPEFPDVPGLSVTNAGTSRFEQFINGRRSSEVRYTYILEPQRAGTFKIPAIELLLDGRLEKTLPLTIKVRELTMAVRRQRSIYAEQSLSKDELFQGETAILSVQLFSRYEMQNAPEFHPQIPSGMRAEPLGEPKVDVRERDDKQFQVVEQKYLLVIDQAGDLTVPPTRVIAYLPTGRRGFFQPSIRKELVPSNDIELKVKPLPAAGRSKDFSGLVGTFKLKTEVEKRQVKTGENVVVSLKLEGNGETKAMADPVLDFQSSAAFKVYKDKAVDELELLGAEIRAEKTFNYALVPNRVGQVPLGAVNIQYFDPDSKSYRWLREDLGSLDVSQGTVPAPVGGSNAASVVETQPDTREQVKVLGTDIIGLHSPDELLNNDKLNTTTMALGMLVMILSLLSIPAVLAYQSWNSNDAEKLRRRRYSQAFRYFQKERSRVNQALEESPVKGVMEVQDCFRKYLGNKLDVKGKALTEKDISKRLQDRGISSETVGAAVTLFREMDRVRYSKAEPENVTALVAKTDEIVKTLEKQC; from the coding sequence ATGGCAATGATTGGTAATCTTATTTTCCTCATTGGAACAATGCTTGTCAGCGCCTCCTTGCAAGCAGGAGTTCTTACAGGTAGCTTAGATCGCACGGAAGGCACCACAGAGGATCAGTTTCAGTATACCTTAGTGGTTCAAGGCAACGCTACAGGCGCCCCTGAGTTTCCTGATGTTCCAGGACTCTCTGTAACGAACGCGGGCACGTCACGTTTTGAGCAGTTTATTAATGGTCGGCGTTCGAGCGAAGTTCGTTATACCTACATACTAGAACCGCAGAGAGCTGGTACCTTTAAAATTCCTGCGATTGAACTCTTGCTGGATGGTCGCCTCGAAAAGACCTTACCACTAACCATAAAGGTTCGCGAACTGACCATGGCTGTCCGTCGGCAAAGATCGATCTATGCCGAGCAGTCTTTGAGCAAAGACGAACTTTTTCAAGGGGAGACTGCTATCCTATCAGTGCAGCTTTTTAGCCGCTATGAGATGCAAAATGCACCGGAATTCCACCCTCAGATTCCATCTGGCATGAGAGCTGAGCCTTTGGGAGAGCCGAAGGTTGACGTTCGTGAGAGAGATGATAAGCAGTTTCAAGTAGTTGAGCAGAAATATCTCTTGGTTATTGATCAGGCGGGAGATCTCACCGTTCCGCCGACTCGCGTGATTGCCTATCTTCCTACTGGCCGCCGTGGTTTTTTTCAGCCATCAATTCGCAAGGAGCTTGTGCCCAGCAATGACATCGAACTAAAGGTGAAGCCGCTGCCAGCAGCCGGTCGCTCCAAAGATTTTAGTGGGCTTGTAGGTACCTTTAAACTCAAAACTGAGGTTGAAAAGCGCCAGGTGAAAACTGGCGAGAACGTGGTGGTGTCTCTGAAGCTGGAAGGTAACGGTGAAACCAAGGCTATGGCTGATCCAGTCCTAGACTTTCAATCGTCTGCAGCATTCAAGGTTTACAAGGATAAAGCTGTGGATGAGCTGGAGCTGCTCGGAGCCGAAATCCGGGCAGAGAAGACGTTTAATTATGCTCTTGTCCCGAATCGGGTTGGTCAGGTTCCACTAGGTGCGGTCAACATTCAGTACTTTGACCCAGACTCCAAAAGTTATCGATGGCTACGGGAAGATCTTGGTTCCTTGGACGTATCTCAGGGCACCGTGCCTGCTCCAGTAGGGGGTAGCAATGCAGCAAGTGTGGTCGAAACGCAGCCAGACACCAGAGAGCAGGTGAAAGTTTTGGGCACCGATATTATCGGCCTCCATAGTCCTGATGAGCTTTTGAATAACGACAAGCTAAATACCACAACCATGGCCTTAGGAATGCTGGTGATGATTCTGAGTTTGCTGAGTATCCCAGCTGTGCTGGCCTATCAGAGCTGGAACAGCAATGATGCTGAGAAGCTTCGTCGCCGCCGCTACAGCCAAGCGTTTCGATACTTTCAGAAGGAACGTTCAAGAGTGAATCAGGCTCTGGAAGAGAGTCCGGTGAAAGGTGTGATGGAGGTCCAGGACTGTTTCCGAAAGTATTTGGGAAACAAGCTCGATGTAAAAGGCAAGGCTCTCACTGAAAAAGACATCTCAAAAAGATTGCAGGACCGAGGCATCTCCTCCGAAACGGTGGGAGCAGCAGTTACGCTATTTCGCGAGATGGATCGGGTTCGCTACTCAAAAGCTGAGCCAGAAAATGTCACAGCTCTCGTAGCGAAAACAGATGAAATTGTAAAAACTCTGGAGAAGCAATGTTAA
- a CDS encoding tetratricopeptide repeat protein — protein sequence MLKLILPLICFSFFPENLGFGEPLGEALGLYQQGKFEAAAQKYRQALSEEHQNASVLFNLGNSYYKAGDKGRAMAAYLRAQDLAPRDPDIKANIEFLQKQLKDQVTTKSSIQDSLTLKSFLSLKELFFVVMILVSGAAILISFGFWSIPWRKVTWSGAALLGLLGLMTGSVLGLRMVQQEQWGAVTAKSVDVYAGPSDQNSVVVFKLHEGAAIKLLEKQGRWYAIELADQKRGWLPEDQALFF from the coding sequence ATGTTAAAGTTGATCCTACCTTTGATATGTTTCAGTTTCTTTCCCGAGAATTTGGGTTTTGGGGAACCTTTAGGTGAAGCCTTGGGTCTTTATCAGCAAGGTAAGTTTGAAGCTGCTGCTCAGAAGTATAGACAGGCTCTTTCAGAAGAGCATCAAAATGCATCAGTTCTCTTCAACTTGGGAAATAGCTACTACAAGGCCGGCGACAAGGGGCGAGCTATGGCAGCTTACTTGAGAGCGCAGGACCTAGCTCCTAGAGATCCCGACATTAAAGCCAATATTGAATTTTTACAGAAGCAGTTGAAAGATCAGGTGACCACTAAGTCGTCCATTCAAGATAGTCTTACGCTCAAATCGTTTCTGAGCCTCAAAGAACTGTTTTTCGTCGTTATGATCTTGGTCTCGGGGGCCGCCATTTTGATTAGCTTTGGCTTTTGGTCAATCCCCTGGCGCAAGGTTACGTGGTCAGGAGCAGCTTTGCTAGGATTGCTTGGGCTTATGACTGGTTCAGTGCTGGGTCTTCGCATGGTCCAACAAGAACAGTGGGGGGCCGTCACTGCCAAATCCGTTGACGTTTATGCTGGCCCGAGCGATCAGAATAGTGTGGTTGTTTTTAAGCTCCACGAGGGAGCAGCAATAAAATTATTAGAGAAGCAAGGTCGCTGGTATGCCATCGAGCTGGCTGATCAAAAGCGTGGTTGGCTACCAGAAGACCAGGCATTATTTTTCTAA
- a CDS encoding YqaA family protein, giving the protein MNTEKPSIVRRLYDWVLHWADTPYGFTALVLISFVESSFFPIPPDVLLMALVLAAPTKWAKIAFACTLASVAGGVAGYGIGVLAWDTMGMWIVENLVRVPLTPVDGRMDIALPAYMTKMFGDSLGGSYLFQVYDTWGAWIVGIFGLTPLPYKLVTITAGVAQLNLPVFIITSIVARGFRFFVVSYILFKVGEPAKAFIDKHFNKLTIIFVVLLIGGFAVLKLIF; this is encoded by the coding sequence ATGAATACAGAAAAGCCTTCGATTGTTCGCAGACTCTACGACTGGGTCCTCCATTGGGCTGACACCCCTTATGGGTTTACGGCATTGGTCCTCATCTCGTTTGTAGAAAGCAGCTTTTTCCCTATTCCTCCCGATGTGCTCCTCATGGCTCTTGTCTTAGCAGCACCCACAAAGTGGGCAAAAATTGCCTTTGCATGCACACTGGCCTCCGTTGCAGGTGGAGTCGCTGGCTACGGAATTGGCGTCCTAGCCTGGGACACCATGGGAATGTGGATTGTGGAAAATCTGGTACGAGTGCCTCTAACGCCAGTGGACGGCCGCATGGATATAGCGTTACCAGCATACATGACCAAAATGTTTGGTGACTCACTTGGTGGCAGCTACCTGTTTCAAGTCTACGACACTTGGGGTGCCTGGATTGTTGGCATCTTCGGCCTGACACCCCTGCCTTATAAACTTGTGACCATCACAGCTGGGGTTGCCCAACTCAACCTGCCGGTGTTCATCATCACCTCGATCGTTGCCCGGGGCTTTCGTTTCTTCGTGGTGTCCTACATCTTGTTCAAGGTTGGAGAGCCAGCAAAAGCTTTTATTGATAAGCATTTTAACAAGCTAACGATCATCTTCGTCGTTCTGCTTATCGGTGGCTTTGCTGTGCTCAAGCTGATTTTTTAG
- a CDS encoding lytic transglycosylase domain-containing protein: MRYFVAISIFLSFSVAPRIEAPTPPESYALKELKPGEALVDPAFAAWEESVNAVVEPTDMSTKQFEEFVQGLSLTERLFVDLKRIRQLSRKKRRQFIADFERNFANETYRNKLKEHILYPDVLNEVIESNLASKSLIARLDQDIAAWPGHICPQKEMILRQLDRGDRELLSAVEVRGFLTKISGFNSQRFQRMALEDLLEMTDEEKHHEIREELAEAIRPHSKLVSDHKWVLDEKTKAEDETLQEPHLSLSKVTENTQRRRCNTAKKHLISGIRKDTDKSQLMKVATMTNKVESCFRRQGRRARLRFLSRMKKHLEAQYGFQGEEIVLRRKALIYWSRDKFEQTREILSYLVENAKKGNHKEILARTLYTTARVDENEGKLEKAVASYESYVNQFPKDEKVNEAKTSLVMLHTITGKPQTALRYAEELITSETLKAMDDRDASTLSLALFWAGKLSLSMGDRIKTMEYWRRLASEFYSTFYGAVGHYMLETLMGKRLVLQPVRVPKFDKDHLLKVYTKDEQVTVDRIEALLKLGLKGEASCETKELGGEPDDHRKNLVKAMYLHASGDWLASIKKFVNLPRAFRHSLPRGMERLLFPKAYADTVQSYARRLDVDPDYVFAIIRQESVFNPQARSPVGAAGLMQLMPATARLEARSLQRGYVPNKHRKALINKARKKRIYEAEANLALGIHHVYRLFKKYKNPIHVLTSYNANPTATEKWMANIDASDTLAYIERIPYRETRAYVKLVMRNYFYYKRWYRDANEPSPFMDFLAPKSIELAKAGERPQELTR; the protein is encoded by the coding sequence TTGAGATATTTTGTGGCAATCTCTATTTTCCTATCATTTTCGGTGGCCCCTAGGATCGAAGCTCCAACCCCTCCCGAGTCCTATGCACTAAAGGAGCTCAAGCCTGGAGAGGCCTTAGTTGATCCGGCCTTTGCTGCCTGGGAAGAGTCCGTCAATGCTGTTGTTGAGCCAACAGACATGAGTACAAAGCAATTTGAAGAGTTCGTTCAAGGTCTGAGTCTAACGGAAAGGTTATTTGTCGATCTTAAGCGGATTCGTCAGCTTTCGCGGAAGAAGCGCCGTCAGTTTATTGCCGATTTCGAAAGAAACTTTGCCAATGAAACTTATCGAAACAAGCTAAAGGAGCATATTCTTTACCCAGATGTTTTAAATGAAGTGATCGAGTCAAACCTTGCTTCGAAATCGCTGATTGCTCGTCTCGACCAAGATATTGCTGCATGGCCTGGGCATATTTGTCCCCAAAAGGAGATGATCTTGAGACAGCTCGATCGAGGGGATCGAGAGCTTCTATCGGCGGTTGAGGTGAGAGGCTTTTTAACTAAAATCAGTGGCTTCAACTCGCAGAGATTTCAACGGATGGCCCTAGAAGACCTGCTGGAAATGACAGATGAAGAGAAGCACCATGAGATCAGAGAGGAGCTTGCAGAAGCAATAAGGCCACACTCTAAGCTAGTCAGTGATCACAAGTGGGTGCTTGATGAAAAGACCAAGGCGGAGGATGAGACCTTACAAGAGCCCCACTTGAGCCTTTCGAAGGTTACCGAGAATACCCAGCGACGGCGCTGTAACACCGCAAAGAAACATCTGATTTCGGGGATTCGTAAAGACACCGATAAGTCTCAACTTATGAAAGTAGCAACCATGACAAACAAGGTGGAGAGTTGCTTTCGTCGCCAAGGGCGTAGGGCTCGCCTTCGCTTCTTGAGTCGTATGAAAAAGCACCTGGAAGCTCAATATGGCTTCCAAGGAGAAGAAATCGTACTCCGACGGAAGGCCTTAATCTACTGGTCCAGAGATAAGTTTGAGCAGACGCGGGAGATCCTTAGCTATCTTGTGGAAAATGCCAAGAAAGGCAATCACAAGGAAATCTTAGCGCGTACTCTCTACACGACAGCTAGGGTTGATGAGAACGAGGGCAAGCTGGAGAAGGCTGTTGCGAGCTACGAGTCCTATGTGAATCAGTTCCCGAAAGATGAAAAGGTCAACGAAGCCAAAACCTCGCTAGTGATGCTTCATACCATCACAGGCAAGCCTCAGACGGCGCTGCGCTATGCGGAAGAATTGATCACCAGTGAAACCCTGAAAGCGATGGATGATCGTGATGCGTCAACTCTATCTTTGGCACTTTTTTGGGCCGGCAAGCTGAGTTTGTCCATGGGCGATCGTATCAAGACGATGGAATACTGGCGACGCTTGGCTAGTGAATTCTACTCGACTTTCTATGGTGCGGTCGGTCACTACATGCTCGAAACTCTGATGGGTAAACGATTGGTTTTGCAGCCAGTTCGAGTTCCGAAGTTTGATAAAGATCATCTTTTAAAAGTCTACACCAAGGACGAGCAAGTCACTGTGGATCGGATCGAAGCACTGTTAAAACTAGGGCTCAAGGGCGAAGCCTCGTGTGAGACTAAAGAGCTAGGCGGGGAGCCAGATGATCACCGGAAGAATCTAGTGAAGGCGATGTATCTACATGCATCCGGGGATTGGTTGGCCTCGATCAAAAAGTTTGTCAACCTACCAAGAGCGTTTCGGCATTCGCTGCCCAGGGGCATGGAGCGGCTGCTCTTTCCGAAGGCATACGCTGATACAGTGCAGAGCTATGCAAGGCGATTGGATGTCGATCCAGACTATGTCTTTGCTATCATCCGTCAGGAAAGTGTATTCAACCCACAAGCTCGATCTCCAGTAGGGGCGGCGGGGCTCATGCAGTTGATGCCAGCGACAGCCAGGCTGGAAGCCCGGAGCTTGCAGCGGGGCTACGTTCCTAACAAGCACCGTAAAGCACTTATCAATAAAGCACGAAAAAAGAGGATCTATGAGGCTGAAGCGAACTTAGCTTTGGGGATTCACCACGTTTATCGCTTGTTTAAAAAGTACAAGAATCCGATTCATGTGCTCACATCATACAACGCAAACCCAACGGCAACTGAAAAATGGATGGCCAATATCGATGCCAGCGATACTTTAGCCTACATCGAGCGAATTCCGTATCGCGAGACTCGTGCCTACGTGAAGCTTGTGATGCGTAACTACTTCTATTACAAACGCTGGTATCGCGATGCCAATGAGCCGAGTCCGTTTATGGACTTTCTGGCTCCAAAGTCTATCGAACTCGCAAAGGCTGGAGAGAGGCCTCAAGAATTAACACGATAG
- the maiA gene encoding maleylacetoacetate isomerase, with the protein MSQLTLYHYWRSSCSWRVRWALELKKIPYQSVAVNLLKNEQQDPVYTQKSPAGLVPCLEFGGQYLSESIAILEWLEERYPQMPLLPRNLWDRAKVRELVGLIASDTQPIQNLKVLKFRSSDQKERAVWAKHFISEGLVAYEKAIQKTVGTYSFGGQITFADLCLIPQVYNAHRFNVDMNQLPYCEAIYQRCLKLPSCDAAAPHNQPGAQP; encoded by the coding sequence ATGAGCCAGCTGACACTTTACCATTATTGGCGTTCATCCTGTTCCTGGCGTGTTCGCTGGGCTCTTGAGCTTAAAAAGATTCCTTATCAATCAGTCGCTGTAAATCTTCTCAAGAACGAGCAACAAGATCCCGTCTATACACAAAAGTCTCCTGCTGGATTAGTACCATGCCTTGAGTTTGGTGGTCAGTACCTAAGTGAGTCCATAGCGATCTTAGAGTGGCTTGAGGAACGCTACCCGCAGATGCCACTTCTACCAAGAAACCTGTGGGATCGAGCAAAGGTGAGAGAACTCGTTGGACTGATTGCGTCTGACACCCAACCGATTCAAAACTTGAAAGTTCTCAAATTCCGCTCCTCGGATCAAAAAGAGCGAGCTGTATGGGCCAAGCACTTTATTAGCGAGGGACTGGTTGCCTATGAAAAAGCCATCCAAAAAACCGTTGGGACCTACAGCTTTGGCGGGCAGATCACCTTTGCTGATCTTTGCTTGATACCCCAAGTCTACAATGCGCACCGCTTTAATGTTGATATGAATCAGCTACCTTACTGTGAGGCCATCTACCAAAGATGCCTGAAGCTCCCAAGTTGTGACGCTGCAGCCCCTCATAATCAGCCTGGAGCCCAGCCTTAA
- the sfsA gene encoding DNA/RNA nuclease SfsA encodes MRFSSPLVQGTLIKRYKRFLADVTLDDGSVITAHCANTGSMKTCGDPGDRIALRYDPNPKRKLAYSWELTHTKGGFIGINTMNPNRIVEEALVEGRIAEFGDYTSIRREVKYGEKSRIDFLLEDDSHPDCYIEVKNVTLKVGQHLAFPDAVTSRGLKHLQELTRMVEQGHRAALLFVANRPEGNHVAIANDIDPAYGDGILKARDAGVEILAYRVKSDLNGMRIQGKIPVHF; translated from the coding sequence TTGAGATTCTCGAGCCCACTGGTTCAAGGAACCCTGATTAAACGCTACAAACGATTTCTTGCCGACGTCACCCTGGACGACGGCTCTGTGATTACGGCTCACTGTGCAAATACAGGTAGTATGAAAACCTGCGGCGATCCCGGAGACCGCATCGCGCTCCGCTACGACCCCAACCCAAAGCGTAAATTAGCCTATAGTTGGGAACTGACTCACACCAAAGGTGGGTTCATTGGTATTAATACGATGAACCCCAATCGCATTGTCGAAGAAGCTCTGGTGGAAGGCCGAATAGCGGAGTTTGGGGACTACACCAGCATCCGCCGCGAAGTAAAATATGGGGAAAAATCCAGGATCGACTTCTTGCTAGAAGACGACAGTCATCCCGATTGCTATATCGAAGTTAAGAATGTCACTTTGAAAGTGGGGCAACACCTAGCCTTTCCTGATGCTGTCACCAGCCGGGGGCTAAAGCATCTGCAAGAGTTGACAAGGATGGTCGAGCAGGGACATCGCGCCGCATTGCTGTTCGTCGCCAATCGCCCCGAAGGAAACCACGTCGCCATTGCCAACGATATTGATCCTGCCTACGGAGATGGTATTTTAAAAGCCCGCGATGCTGGAGTTGAAATACTGGCTTATCGGGTAAAATCAGACTTGAACGGCATGCGCATCCAAGGCAAGATTCCAGTTCACTTTTGA
- a CDS encoding patatin-like phospholipase family protein — MLQHLLYIIAPSRLEAFKAAMGRLNAEPLSGPDITVNFMVKHRLLEGMSLQVSILTDVDGVTPFLRQNPVDLLIYDERGHELPDTLDAIRLIRSDVKQLAELWGPDFQFPISRVVVILNKGQDTDNKVFQLGRLNVRDVLIEPRNTALVLRWLKNILYHGIIRTEMVGLALSGGAIEGFLYQIGVIHALNQAMINRNLQDVDVVSGVSSGSIAGSMVANKIPVIEILRSLHAMDAEVQPLKLSTLFDFAGLHILRRFAKVWLSMRTTPLSQWLSNLARSVPTGFFKGNKLEEYFETTITQYGKGPKFSDLEGIQLYIGVTDQDSFKHVTLGKPPLHDINISAAIRASAALPPLYTPKSIKGRNYIDGQVTRSCNLESVVEAGARLIFIIDPLKPFKTNTAGSTDKEGGFYGIVQMVKALVSTRFDASLKAMSERYPDVDFMVFQPDDQCAKLMSGSPLRAKFRTEIIQLAYEGTLRKLRERHNVYNAIMSRYGFHLRTEEEIRSLEGSYFEILEPTGSRNPD; from the coding sequence ATGCTCCAGCATTTGCTCTATATTATTGCTCCCTCTCGACTGGAAGCATTCAAAGCGGCCATGGGTCGCTTAAACGCTGAGCCCTTAAGCGGGCCAGATATCACAGTCAATTTCATGGTCAAGCACCGCCTGCTCGAAGGCATGAGCCTACAAGTTAGCATTCTCACCGATGTCGATGGCGTGACACCATTCTTAAGACAAAACCCTGTTGATCTTCTTATCTATGACGAGCGTGGCCATGAGCTGCCAGACACTCTGGACGCGATTCGCCTGATTCGCTCTGATGTGAAGCAGTTGGCAGAACTTTGGGGCCCTGACTTTCAGTTTCCCATTAGCCGTGTGGTAGTCATACTCAATAAGGGCCAAGACACAGATAATAAGGTCTTTCAACTGGGTCGCCTGAATGTCCGCGATGTGTTGATTGAGCCTCGCAACACGGCGCTTGTTCTCCGCTGGCTGAAAAATATTCTCTATCATGGCATCATTCGTACTGAAATGGTTGGGCTTGCCCTTAGCGGGGGTGCGATTGAAGGCTTTCTCTATCAGATTGGCGTTATTCATGCCTTGAATCAGGCGATGATCAACCGCAACCTGCAAGACGTCGACGTGGTATCTGGAGTGAGCAGTGGCTCCATAGCTGGTTCTATGGTGGCCAACAAGATTCCGGTGATCGAAATCTTACGATCACTTCACGCAATGGATGCAGAGGTTCAACCACTGAAGCTTAGCACTCTTTTTGACTTTGCTGGCCTTCATATCCTCAGGCGGTTTGCCAAAGTATGGCTTTCCATGCGCACCACGCCACTATCCCAGTGGCTTTCAAACCTAGCCCGCAGTGTTCCCACTGGCTTTTTCAAAGGCAACAAGCTTGAAGAGTACTTCGAGACCACTATCACACAGTATGGTAAAGGCCCTAAGTTCAGTGACTTAGAGGGCATTCAGCTGTATATCGGGGTCACCGATCAAGATAGTTTCAAACACGTAACTCTAGGTAAGCCGCCTCTCCATGATATAAATATTAGCGCAGCCATTCGCGCCTCGGCAGCACTGCCGCCACTTTACACTCCCAAGTCCATCAAAGGACGGAATTACATCGACGGCCAGGTGACGAGAAGTTGCAATCTAGAGTCGGTGGTAGAGGCTGGAGCCCGATTGATATTCATTATCGATCCATTGAAGCCATTTAAAACCAATACAGCAGGCTCAACGGACAAAGAAGGTGGGTTCTACGGCATCGTACAGATGGTTAAGGCGCTTGTTTCAACTCGATTCGACGCATCTCTCAAGGCGATGAGTGAACGATATCCCGATGTTGACTTTATGGTGTTTCAGCCTGATGACCAATGCGCTAAGCTCATGTCCGGCTCGCCGCTCCGTGCTAAGTTTCGCACGGAAATTATTCAGCTTGCCTACGAGGGCACGCTACGCAAGCTTCGCGAGCGCCACAATGTCTATAATGCCATCATGAGCCGTTACGGATTTCACCTTCGCACCGAAGAGGAGATTCGCAGCTTAGAAGGAAGTTATTTTGAGATTCTCGAGCCCACTGGTTCAAGGAACCCTGATTAA